One window of the Chryseotalea sp. WA131a genome contains the following:
- a CDS encoding alpha/beta hydrolase, whose product MSKINFLTALTTIIFIHFGDVTMAQVFGDNLNLVYGKYKVGFRNYKKDDNTRSYRRIYDWDNKVLARPISISIWYPTEKTSTKTILKVKNYMTILKQEEEWESLPDERILSWFYYSDNEHNRGQLELETKANFNTRLITGKFPVVIYAPSYQASSVENFALCEFLASHGYIVLSCPSRGTENRFLDGGTTRDIETQASDIEFLIGEASTLVNADLDKLSVIGFSFGGISNVLAQMKNERIKALVCLDGSIKYQFEKILTSSYANLSRVNVPFIFMSQKDIPLPVMIADKIDTTLNKRFDFYDSLKHSQAYYLKFNDLTHSYFSSMGVLFQDRDPRQDKSDKEIISSYGWMTNYTLHFLNAFLKNDKLSKQFLDNDPTSNGVPGNSITIKSKIPTKRSLSFQDFNVAAQEQDYKDLEGLVKTLKRNNTDFELQEWKLNNLGLQLLFKGKVQEGVNILSLNTILYPNSANGFDSLAEGYLVQGNNELAKKNFNLSLKLDPQNQNAIEKLRKLGQK is encoded by the coding sequence ATGAGCAAAATTAACTTTCTTACGGCACTTACGACAATAATATTTATCCATTTTGGAGACGTGACAATGGCTCAGGTCTTTGGGGACAATTTAAATTTGGTCTATGGTAAATATAAAGTTGGTTTTAGAAACTATAAAAAAGACGACAATACCAGATCATACAGACGTATCTACGACTGGGACAACAAAGTTTTAGCCAGACCAATTTCTATCAGTATTTGGTATCCTACCGAAAAGACTTCAACAAAGACTATTTTGAAAGTTAAGAACTACATGACCATCTTAAAGCAAGAAGAGGAATGGGAAAGCTTGCCAGATGAGAGGATACTAAGTTGGTTCTATTACTCAGACAATGAGCATAACAGAGGACAATTAGAATTAGAAACAAAAGCAAATTTTAATACTCGACTAATCACCGGGAAATTTCCTGTGGTCATCTATGCTCCAAGCTATCAAGCATCGTCCGTGGAGAACTTTGCTCTCTGTGAATTTCTGGCCAGTCATGGATACATAGTCCTTTCTTGTCCCAGCCGTGGAACAGAAAACAGGTTTCTTGATGGTGGAACAACTAGAGATATTGAGACGCAAGCTAGCGACATAGAGTTTTTAATCGGTGAAGCTTCGACTTTAGTAAATGCTGACTTGGACAAGTTATCCGTGATCGGTTTTAGTTTTGGCGGCATTTCAAATGTGTTAGCACAAATGAAAAATGAGCGAATAAAAGCGTTAGTATGTCTAGATGGTAGTATAAAATATCAATTTGAAAAAATTTTAACATCGAGCTACGCTAATTTATCAAGGGTCAATGTCCCATTCATTTTCATGTCACAAAAGGACATACCTTTGCCTGTAATGATTGCGGACAAAATAGATACAACATTGAACAAACGATTCGACTTCTACGACTCATTGAAACACAGTCAAGCATATTACTTAAAATTTAATGACTTGACTCATTCTTATTTTAGTTCGATGGGCGTTCTTTTCCAAGACCGCGACCCAAGGCAAGATAAAAGCGACAAGGAAATAATTTCCTCTTATGGTTGGATGACTAATTACACATTGCATTTCCTAAATGCATTCCTAAAAAATGACAAGTTATCCAAACAATTTTTGGACAACGACCCAACCTCAAATGGAGTCCCCGGGAATTCAATTACGATTAAATCGAAAATTCCAACAAAAAGAAGTTTGAGTTTTCAAGATTTCAATGTAGCTGCTCAGGAACAAGATTATAAAGATTTAGAAGGGTTAGTCAAAACTCTAAAGCGGAACAATACTGACTTTGAACTTCAAGAATGGAAATTAAACAATCTTGGACTTCAACTTTTATTCAAGGGAAAAGTCCAAGAGGGAGTAAATATTCTAAGTTTAAATACTATTCTCTACCCAAATTCCGCAAACGGCTTTGATAGTCTTGCAGAGGGGTATTTAGTTCAGGGTAACAACGAATTGGCTAAGAAGAATTTTAACCTCTCGCTTAAATTAGATCCTCAAAACCAAAATGCTATTGAGAAGCTTAGGAAATTGGGACAGAAATGA
- a CDS encoding pyruvate formate lyase family protein has protein sequence MHKNILSFWQHLESLPDGHTDRLTPRVCILLQEAFEKWHTKPKWIGFGEMGHLFDYYKNDELSKVKSLSVAERKGLAVKKLFEFISDPINRESKGTMEINPLELIVGTLPPYSVGQGKELVKYLTEEERLYWELRYFNEWSPFGHIVPDHEVVLKKGILGIITECQTKQDLLSNQQTKQKQFYQSVIDSLEGVLFYINAYADYAFELSKSFHPNDEKAISLKSISEGLREYPAKPCETFTDALQSIYIMHCALHFSGEIVPIGRLDQLLNEFYIRDLERGIVTKAKAQEILDCFWIKLDEKVVHNRRFIEDRFTSSDGALLGTGGPSNFDQGALVNQWMQQVTIGGVIADNKDIATDAVNEITFMCMESARRLPLNSPTLDLRVHSKSNDKLFSAAAKTILSGGAHPILMNDDKIIPALQNKTGGTVELKSARNYACDGCYETLFAGETEFSFGFVGALDVLEKTLNSGAGFAFSGGTFLRGSKGSIRSQQAKDISTYEDFWSIFEQHLLLGCHKFLHGILSAYGSKEGVSPSPLLSAMINGCIETGRDLAGGGSKYHLFSPLMTGISTATDSLFVIKNLVFGDKLFSLEELVSCLRTNWGRNKEVVGLKISDERIIEIRNLCINQPKFGQGNKHVDEIAHKLITSFYDSLQVARTDKVHEENWKRIHNLYHIEGKEFEILLAPGVGTFEQYNFSGSFVGATPDGRYAFDSIASDLSPAPHHSDQPIPQTPTIKFMDGLESFSDSSINLLSDGAPPDFNIKEDFDEVALTKIIKSFAEGHGGNMLTITVSDPESFKNAQDNPDDYNLLRVRMGGWTEFFISLFPALQEQHKRRPLFK, from the coding sequence ATGCATAAAAATATTCTTTCATTTTGGCAACATTTGGAATCCTTACCAGATGGTCACACAGATAGACTTACACCAAGAGTTTGCATTCTTTTGCAAGAAGCGTTTGAAAAATGGCATACAAAACCAAAATGGATTGGCTTTGGTGAAATGGGTCATCTTTTCGATTATTACAAGAATGATGAACTTTCCAAAGTCAAATCTTTGTCTGTGGCTGAACGAAAAGGATTAGCTGTAAAAAAACTTTTTGAATTTATTTCTGACCCAATAAACAGAGAATCGAAGGGGACAATGGAGATTAATCCATTAGAATTAATTGTAGGAACACTTCCTCCATATTCTGTGGGTCAAGGTAAGGAATTAGTAAAGTATTTAACAGAAGAAGAAAGGCTATATTGGGAATTGAGGTATTTCAACGAGTGGTCGCCATTCGGTCATATAGTACCTGACCATGAAGTGGTTTTAAAGAAGGGAATATTAGGGATAATAACAGAATGTCAAACAAAGCAAGATCTTCTATCAAATCAACAAACAAAGCAGAAGCAGTTTTATCAATCAGTTATTGATTCGTTAGAAGGAGTCCTGTTTTACATTAATGCTTATGCAGATTATGCGTTTGAACTTTCAAAATCATTTCATCCAAATGACGAAAAGGCTATTAGTCTAAAATCAATTTCAGAAGGACTTAGAGAATATCCAGCCAAGCCATGCGAAACTTTTACAGATGCATTGCAATCTATTTACATAATGCATTGTGCACTTCATTTTTCTGGTGAAATTGTACCCATAGGTAGACTTGACCAATTACTTAATGAGTTTTACATAAGAGATTTAGAAAGGGGAATTGTTACTAAAGCTAAAGCACAAGAAATCCTTGATTGCTTTTGGATAAAACTGGATGAAAAAGTAGTTCACAACAGAAGATTTATCGAAGATAGATTTACTTCATCAGATGGAGCATTACTAGGAACAGGAGGCCCAAGTAACTTTGACCAAGGTGCATTGGTCAACCAGTGGATGCAGCAAGTTACTATTGGTGGAGTAATAGCCGATAATAAAGACATTGCAACAGATGCTGTAAATGAAATTACTTTTATGTGCATGGAATCTGCAAGACGATTGCCTTTGAATAGCCCAACTCTTGATTTAAGGGTTCATTCTAAAAGCAATGATAAATTATTTTCCGCAGCTGCAAAAACCATATTAAGTGGTGGGGCACATCCAATTCTAATGAATGATGACAAAATTATTCCGGCACTGCAAAATAAAACTGGGGGTACAGTTGAACTTAAGAGTGCAAGGAATTATGCATGTGATGGATGTTACGAAACTCTATTTGCTGGTGAAACAGAGTTTAGTTTTGGTTTTGTTGGTGCATTAGATGTCCTAGAAAAAACTTTAAATAGTGGGGCGGGTTTTGCTTTTTCAGGTGGAACTTTTTTAAGAGGTAGCAAAGGAAGTATTAGATCCCAACAAGCCAAAGATATTTCTACTTATGAAGATTTTTGGTCAATATTTGAGCAACATCTTTTATTAGGGTGTCACAAATTTTTACATGGTATTCTTTCTGCTTATGGAAGCAAAGAAGGTGTATCTCCATCCCCATTATTGTCTGCCATGATTAATGGCTGCATTGAAACTGGACGAGACCTTGCTGGCGGTGGTTCGAAGTATCATTTGTTTTCGCCTCTAATGACTGGAATAAGTACAGCAACAGATTCCTTATTCGTAATTAAGAATCTTGTTTTTGGAGATAAACTGTTTTCGCTTGAGGAATTAGTTTCATGTTTGAGAACAAACTGGGGAAGAAATAAAGAGGTAGTTGGACTCAAGATATCAGATGAAAGAATTATTGAAATTAGAAACCTGTGCATTAATCAACCTAAGTTTGGGCAAGGAAATAAGCATGTAGATGAAATTGCACATAAATTAATAACATCTTTTTATGATTCTCTTCAAGTGGCAAGAACAGATAAAGTACATGAAGAAAATTGGAAACGAATTCACAATCTGTATCACATAGAAGGTAAAGAATTTGAAATTTTACTAGCTCCAGGAGTAGGAACATTTGAGCAGTATAACTTTTCAGGTTCGTTTGTTGGGGCAACACCAGACGGTAGATATGCCTTTGACTCTATAGCTTCCGATTTATCCCCGGCACCCCACCATTCTGACCAACCAATTCCTCAAACACCAACAATAAAATTTATGGATGGTTTGGAAAGCTTTTCTGATTCCTCAATAAATCTACTTTCAGATGGTGCTCCACCTGATTTTAATATAAAAGAAGACTTTGATGAGGTTGCTTTGACCAAAATAATAAAGTCCTTTGCCGAAGGTCATGGAGGCAATATGCTTACGATAACTGTTAGTGATCCTGAATCTTTTAAAAATGCTCAGGATAATCCTGATGATTACAATTTGCTAAGAGTAAGAATGGGCGGATGGACGGAATTTTTTATTTCATTATTCCCAGCCCTACAAGAACAACATAAAAGAAGGCCATTGTTTAAATAA
- a CDS encoding IS1380 family transposase translates to MEHHYTDKLVTAWGGMKEMKILIDQTGISKKLAELGLPESKSNNRIDAVGIIESFWVGIWIGCFRFSHTAVVRVDEVLRQIFGWKRVASGTTFGRFFKKFTPSMNHQIFIELYTWFFEQIQFDNYTLDMDSSVITRYGEQEGSKKGYNPKKPGRGSHHPLFAFVNDIRMVANCWNRSGNTGSNSNCIHFLEETFAILKNKTVGLFRADSGFCTGTVLDFIEQRNIPYVIACKLYANLQASIYGITQWNAIGEGLWVSEINYQQGGWGKARRIVVIKQSEEIRARATGKKLKTLFSSVGIADEKVYRKRYHAFVTNQALPATEIWEQYKRRGDAENRIKELKEDFGTEGFCMDSFCATETAMRFVMVAYNLMSLFRQITHQKQPQPKLSTLRFNCFAVGSWVEQEAQKWVLKMSVPLKRRQWYDGLFSNVQKINLPLSLTG, encoded by the coding sequence ATGGAACACCACTATACCGATAAATTAGTAACAGCGTGGGGCGGGATGAAAGAGATGAAAATATTGATTGACCAAACTGGGATCAGCAAGAAGTTGGCCGAGCTTGGTTTGCCTGAGAGCAAGAGTAACAACCGGATAGATGCCGTGGGTATAATAGAGAGTTTTTGGGTGGGCATCTGGATTGGTTGCTTTCGTTTTAGTCACACAGCGGTGGTGCGGGTTGATGAAGTGTTGCGCCAGATATTTGGATGGAAGCGGGTTGCTTCGGGGACCACCTTCGGGCGTTTCTTTAAAAAGTTTACGCCCTCAATGAACCACCAAATTTTCATTGAACTGTACACGTGGTTTTTTGAGCAGATCCAATTCGACAATTACACGTTGGATATGGACAGCAGTGTGATCACCCGTTACGGGGAACAGGAAGGCAGCAAAAAAGGGTACAACCCCAAGAAGCCTGGCCGTGGCAGCCATCATCCCTTGTTTGCTTTTGTCAATGACATACGCATGGTGGCCAATTGCTGGAACCGCAGCGGCAATACAGGGAGCAACAGCAACTGCATCCATTTTTTAGAAGAGACCTTTGCCATCCTCAAAAACAAAACAGTAGGGTTGTTCAGGGCCGATAGTGGGTTTTGTACCGGTACAGTCTTGGATTTCATTGAGCAGAGAAATATCCCCTACGTCATTGCCTGTAAGCTGTATGCCAATTTACAAGCCAGCATTTATGGTATCACCCAATGGAATGCGATAGGCGAAGGCTTATGGGTATCGGAAATAAACTACCAGCAAGGCGGCTGGGGCAAAGCCCGTAGGATTGTGGTCATCAAACAAAGTGAAGAAATCAGGGCCAGGGCAACGGGTAAGAAGCTCAAGACATTATTCAGCAGCGTGGGCATAGCGGACGAAAAAGTGTACCGCAAAAGGTACCATGCCTTTGTCACTAACCAAGCCCTGCCGGCAACAGAAATATGGGAACAATATAAGCGCAGGGGTGATGCCGAAAACAGGATCAAGGAGTTGAAAGAAGATTTCGGTACAGAAGGCTTTTGCATGGATAGTTTTTGTGCTACTGAAACAGCTATGCGCTTTGTGATGGTAGCCTATAATTTGATGAGCCTGTTCCGCCAAATAACCCATCAAAAACAGCCACAGCCCAAGCTTTCCACATTAAGGTTCAACTGCTTTGCAGTTGGAAGTTGGGTGGAGCAGGAAGCCCAAAAATGGGTACTGAAAATGTCCGTCCCACTCAAAAGAAGGCAATGGTATGATGGATTATTCTCAAATGTCCAAAAAATAAACCTGCCACTAAGTCTGACTGGATAG
- a CDS encoding Dyp-type peroxidase, producing MEKNKFIPRPLPILDSPYQSGISDPQFPLLSPKELDDDKDYELFRGRVDKQGFAAILKANVAVKNKSELGILLQLLSDIAYYEMTRTPQSDKKEDLARIPNSLAQIPESWRVTFTIAYGHSLFVDKFGNDRFGLSFRKPKNLKIIPKFPGDEFDPFNSVSDLLILVSSDHPYVNVAITRTLAEYVNKKFAAKISNNQIENVFQVICVQQGFGRPDSKEFLKFNDGIDNLRANIDLEKLVYVDENCNEPEWCIGGSYLVYKKIREMMPVWEAFSKSTQEGIIGREKDSSLPISRNKEGINNLTPVYPNPTDPKDGPLNSHIRKVQPRRPTPDLFGENDLNRRFLRRPYPFFDGVDESGKSINGLHFLAFMKSIQNQFEHVTNMWQMNPNFPVEGTGIDALYAKDVLKSIDGGYYFCPPARKTKDDFVGSGLFEEYVKTPYKIPQHIYGYGITFVDIDETIFNTFANIRVIKDSVVIKLLDNREFNDYKLQEGESFDFGEFRDSDTFLKTSKPIITIVSEIKKILNIISSNSEGSRIVFLTARSDFDNKEKFLNTFRKYGIDIDSSRMYVERSGNLLTGTVAEKKKKIVLDYLKDGKYRRVRLIDDNQANLDEFLTIKRSLDSGLIELIKKNHFLDDLTDPIEFYAYHVNHKGEMKLIGKE from the coding sequence ATGGAAAAAAATAAATTTATACCAAGACCACTGCCAATATTAGATAGTCCATACCAAAGTGGTATTTCTGATCCTCAGTTTCCACTGCTTTCTCCTAAAGAATTGGATGATGATAAAGACTATGAATTGTTCCGTGGGCGGGTAGACAAACAGGGTTTTGCAGCAATACTGAAGGCAAATGTTGCAGTTAAAAATAAATCTGAGTTAGGAATTTTACTTCAGTTATTATCAGATATAGCTTATTATGAAATGACTAGAACACCGCAATCTGATAAAAAGGAAGATTTAGCAAGAATTCCAAATTCATTAGCACAGATACCTGAATCGTGGCGTGTGACATTCACTATTGCATACGGTCATTCTCTATTTGTTGATAAATTCGGTAATGATAGATTCGGTTTAAGTTTTAGAAAACCGAAAAACTTAAAAATCATACCGAAATTTCCTGGGGACGAATTTGACCCATTTAACTCAGTTTCTGACTTACTTATATTGGTGTCTAGCGATCATCCTTACGTCAATGTAGCAATTACTAGAACCCTTGCCGAATATGTCAACAAGAAATTTGCAGCTAAAATCAGCAATAACCAAATAGAGAATGTTTTTCAAGTAATATGTGTACAACAGGGTTTTGGTCGTCCCGATTCTAAGGAGTTTCTAAAGTTCAATGATGGCATAGACAATCTTAGAGCAAATATCGACCTAGAAAAATTAGTATATGTAGATGAAAATTGCAATGAACCTGAATGGTGTATCGGGGGCTCCTATTTGGTTTATAAAAAGATTAGAGAAATGATGCCAGTATGGGAGGCATTTTCGAAATCAACCCAAGAAGGTATTATCGGAAGAGAAAAAGATAGTAGTTTACCTATTTCCAGAAATAAAGAAGGGATAAATAACTTAACACCTGTTTATCCTAATCCTACAGACCCCAAAGATGGTCCATTGAATTCTCACATTAGAAAGGTTCAACCAAGGAGACCAACTCCCGACCTATTTGGAGAAAATGATTTAAACAGAAGATTCTTAAGAAGGCCATATCCTTTTTTTGACGGAGTTGACGAAAGTGGAAAATCAATCAATGGACTTCACTTCTTAGCATTTATGAAAAGTATTCAAAATCAATTTGAGCATGTAACGAATATGTGGCAAATGAATCCAAATTTTCCTGTAGAAGGAACAGGTATAGATGCTTTGTATGCAAAAGATGTTTTGAAAAGTATAGATGGAGGCTACTACTTCTGTCCCCCAGCAAGAAAAACAAAAGATGATTTTGTTGGATCGGGTTTGTTTGAAGAATATGTAAAAACTCCCTATAAAATACCACAACATATTTATGGCTACGGAATAACATTTGTTGATATTGACGAAACAATTTTTAATACTTTCGCCAATATCAGAGTAATAAAAGATAGCGTTGTTATAAAATTATTAGATAATAGAGAGTTTAATGATTACAAATTGCAAGAAGGAGAATCTTTTGATTTTGGCGAGTTTAGAGACTCTGATACCTTTTTAAAAACATCGAAACCCATTATTACGATAGTTTCGGAGATTAAAAAGATACTCAATATAATTTCCTCAAATTCAGAAGGAAGTCGAATTGTGTTTTTGACGGCACGTAGCGATTTTGATAATAAGGAAAAGTTTTTGAATACTTTCCGTAAGTACGGTATTGATATAGATTCTTCAAGAATGTATGTTGAAAGGTCAGGAAATCTCCTGACAGGAACTGTTGCTGAGAAAAAGAAGAAAATCGTATTGGATTACTTGAAAGATGGTAAATATAGAAGGGTTAGACTAATTGATGATAATCAAGCCAATCTTGATGAATTCCTAACTATTAAAAGGTCATTAGATTCGGGTCTTATTGAGCTAATCAAAAAAAACCATTTCTTGGATGACTTAACAGATCCAATAGAATTCTATGCTTATCATGTAAACCATAAAGGAGAAATGAAATTGATAGGAAAAGAATAA
- a CDS encoding nuclear transport factor 2 family protein, with protein MRTTKEVWEHHCIAFANANIDDVMFDFADDAIYVTTNKVIKGKENIYKQYDNHFKSLEVGSTSKIVSETIEGEIVFFEWTADTPSIYIADGVDTFVIRDGFIVAQTVRGTVISKVK; from the coding sequence ATGAGAACAACTAAAGAAGTATGGGAACATCATTGTATTGCTTTTGCCAATGCCAATATTGATGACGTAATGTTTGATTTTGCTGATGATGCTATTTACGTAACAACAAATAAAGTCATTAAAGGGAAAGAAAATATTTATAAGCAATACGACAACCACTTCAAATCATTAGAGGTAGGTTCAACATCAAAAATAGTTAGCGAAACTATTGAAGGGGAAATCGTATTCTTTGAATGGACTGCAGACACACCATCAATTTATATCGCAGATGGAGTTGATACGTTTGTAATTAGAGATGGATTTATTGTTGCTCAGACGGTGAGAGGCACAGTAATTAGTAAGGTAAAATAA
- a CDS encoding DUF4375 domain-containing protein, producing MIIKTKINPDTIKNLDIGQLDELVYNKASDIYLGTFGEKFKDTENDNLLKAVLATSVLDAEVRNGGFDQFFLNSDDLTDSALVGLKEIRADKHLDILNEAIKIFNEQKEQFVEERNPNLTPCDDKYYELDDIDPLRQKFVFDNIEKFMD from the coding sequence ATGATAATCAAGACAAAAATAAATCCTGACACCATTAAGAATTTGGACATAGGACAATTAGACGAGCTTGTTTATAACAAAGCGAGCGACATTTACTTAGGGACATTTGGTGAGAAATTTAAAGACACAGAAAACGACAATTTGTTAAAAGCTGTACTTGCGACATCCGTGTTGGACGCTGAAGTTAGAAATGGTGGGTTTGACCAATTTTTTTTAAATTCAGACGACTTAACCGATTCAGCCTTAGTCGGTCTTAAGGAAATTAGGGCGGACAAACACCTAGACATATTAAATGAAGCAATAAAGATTTTTAATGAACAGAAGGAACAATTCGTTGAAGAAAGAAATCCTAACTTGACGCCCTGTGACGATAAGTATTATGAACTGGACGACATTGATCCCTTAAGACAAAAATTCGTGTTTGACAATATTGAAAAGTTTATGGACTAA
- a CDS encoding PHP domain-containing protein, translated as MSLKEEIDINSDGAKFVRADLHIHTFGENGSYDVKDTTMTPQNIVDLAIQENIQVISITDHNEINNVKPTIDYAVGKPILVLSGVELSTTEGHLLVYLPDFQSLRTFYGQLNITADKKMCNHTITQCLGFAQALGGFGVAAHIDLDSGFELYMKGYTPFKEAVLKHPSLLGLEISLAANENWFTDRDTSPERKGLINIRRTAINEDHTYDIAKLMSSDSHVLTALGKNAVGNKKITRLKMDELNFLSFKIALIDSTARVRIEDLIPPTVPHFVGLKFDGGFLDTQTVKLSKNLTCIIGGRGAGKSTVLESIRAASGNTCRASLVDNEVWPERISLLYEDESGRQQILVKDKQKDVINATDPANGITEIQIESFGQGETAETIQHCDKDPGVLINFFDGFVDFGNLKDEDDEICQELLDNQTSIERLTIDINTIPQIEKAKNNADEQVKALKAKNAKEVVELEEGLANEKSLRSELVTHLNTLIKGITKSLADKTVFDLVISFKEDKIIIGKEEFKDVKSIVEKFSKDIDNHSATITTDSTAVVNLINEKLNTWKEKESTSQNKIEEIRKEIEAKGGKLDLAFIRKVTKDASDYAMKLSELNLKKAELLKLTEERKGLLEKRKEIKQNVFRKRYEFVYRVNENLKATVVDFNIDIKIYQGLYSPSLSTIIKDSMGWRTSQVPKADIIVSSISYNDFLDSIKKKNSTLLQAIKSDGSFVFSKSDADQIISVLSSPSILSQIERCSFEDVSTITLTRKYTDKDGKDAYIKKDFSKLSLGQQQSILLSILLFSNRNCPLLIDQPEDNLDSEFIYKTLVKNLRRIKEHRQVIIVTHNANIAVLGDAELIVPLKSTSDKTHVIDRGSIDNSATKKVTCAILEGGEKAFIKRKEIYGV; from the coding sequence ATGAGTTTAAAAGAAGAAATAGACATTAATTCTGACGGAGCAAAATTTGTTCGTGCTGATTTACATATTCACACTTTTGGTGAAAATGGTTCTTATGATGTGAAGGACACGACAATGACGCCTCAAAATATTGTTGACTTAGCTATACAAGAGAATATTCAAGTCATAAGTATTACAGACCATAATGAAATCAACAACGTTAAACCGACAATTGACTATGCAGTTGGCAAACCAATTCTTGTTTTATCAGGTGTTGAACTTTCGACAACTGAAGGACACTTGTTAGTTTATCTTCCCGACTTTCAATCGTTACGAACTTTTTATGGACAGTTAAACATTACTGCCGACAAAAAAATGTGCAACCATACAATAACCCAATGTTTGGGCTTCGCCCAAGCATTGGGCGGTTTTGGAGTTGCAGCACACATTGATTTGGACAGTGGATTTGAATTATACATGAAAGGCTACACACCTTTCAAAGAAGCTGTATTAAAGCATCCGAGTTTACTTGGACTAGAAATTTCATTAGCAGCTAATGAAAATTGGTTTACTGATAGGGACACATCGCCTGAAAGAAAAGGATTAATCAACATCAGAAGAACAGCGATTAACGAAGACCACACTTATGATATTGCAAAGTTGATGTCTTCTGATTCTCATGTATTGACTGCACTAGGAAAAAATGCAGTAGGCAATAAAAAAATTACCCGATTAAAAATGGATGAATTGAATTTTCTTTCATTCAAAATTGCTTTAATTGATTCTACAGCAAGAGTTAGGATAGAAGATTTGATCCCACCTACTGTTCCTCATTTTGTCGGATTAAAATTTGATGGTGGTTTTCTCGACACTCAAACGGTAAAATTGAGCAAGAACCTAACTTGCATTATAGGCGGAAGAGGTGCGGGCAAATCAACAGTTTTGGAATCAATAAGAGCAGCATCTGGCAATACTTGCAGAGCAAGCTTAGTAGACAATGAAGTTTGGCCCGAAAGGATCTCATTGTTGTATGAAGATGAAAGCGGTCGTCAACAAATACTGGTAAAGGACAAACAAAAGGATGTAATTAATGCAACCGACCCTGCAAATGGAATAACTGAAATTCAAATTGAAAGTTTTGGCCAAGGCGAAACAGCAGAAACAATTCAGCATTGTGATAAAGACCCGGGCGTATTGATAAACTTTTTTGATGGCTTTGTTGATTTTGGAAATCTAAAAGATGAAGATGATGAAATATGCCAAGAACTTTTGGATAATCAAACATCAATAGAAAGATTAACAATTGACATTAATACTATCCCGCAAATTGAAAAGGCAAAGAACAATGCTGACGAACAAGTTAAAGCATTGAAAGCAAAAAATGCTAAAGAAGTTGTAGAGCTTGAAGAAGGACTTGCAAATGAAAAATCATTAAGAAGTGAACTTGTGACACACCTTAATACTTTAATAAAAGGCATCACAAAAAGTCTAGCAGATAAAACAGTTTTTGATTTAGTCATTAGTTTTAAGGAGGACAAAATAATCATAGGAAAGGAAGAATTTAAGGACGTAAAAAGCATAGTGGAAAAATTCTCAAAGGATATTGATAACCATTCAGCAACTATTACAACTGATTCAACAGCCGTTGTAAATCTGATAAATGAAAAACTAAATACTTGGAAGGAAAAGGAAAGCACTTCTCAAAATAAAATTGAAGAAATAAGAAAAGAGATTGAAGCTAAAGGTGGTAAATTAGACCTAGCGTTCATTAGAAAAGTAACCAAAGATGCGAGTGATTATGCAATGAAGTTGAGCGAGTTGAATTTGAAGAAAGCGGAGCTTTTAAAATTGACAGAGGAAAGAAAAGGACTTTTAGAAAAAAGGAAAGAAATAAAACAGAATGTATTTAGAAAGCGATATGAATTCGTTTATAGGGTTAATGAAAATTTGAAGGCAACTGTAGTTGATTTCAACATTGACATAAAGATTTATCAAGGCTTGTATTCTCCGTCACTTTCAACTATAATTAAAGATTCAATGGGTTGGCGAACATCTCAAGTTCCGAAGGCTGATATTATTGTTAGTAGCATTTCATACAACGATTTTTTAGATTCAATAAAAAAGAAAAACTCAACTTTACTTCAAGCAATTAAATCAGACGGCTCATTTGTTTTTTCTAAGTCGGATGCAGACCAAATTATTTCGGTTCTATCTTCTCCTTCTATTCTATCACAAATTGAAAGATGTTCGTTTGAAGATGTTTCTACAATTACCTTGACTAGGAAATACACTGACAAAGACGGTAAAGATGCTTACATAAAAAAGGATTTTTCAAAGCTATCTCTTGGGCAGCAACAATCAATTCTTTTGTCAATATTGCTTTTCTCAAATAGGAATTGTCCATTGCTAATTGACCAACCCGAGGATAATTTGGATAGTGAATTTATTTACAAAACACTTGTGAAAAATCTAAGAAGGATTAAAGAACACAGGCAAGTAATAATTGTAACACACAACGCAAACATAGCAGTTTTGGGAGATGCAGAATTAATTGTTCCCTTGAAAAGTACCAGTGATAAAACACATGTAATTGACCGAGGTTCAATTGATAATTCTGCAACGAAGAAAGTTACTTGTGCCATATTAGAAGGGGGAGAAAAGGCATTCATTAAAAGGAAGGAAATATATGGAGTATAA